The proteins below are encoded in one region of Sphingobacterium sp. R2:
- a CDS encoding LytTR family DNA-binding domain-containing protein — MNRIRTILIEDEPIARGRLEKLVSKLGLIEILGVFENPSQAIDILKKHEIDLILSDIDMPEMDGITFLKGLVHPPFVVFITGHYEYAVDGFELDVIDYILKPQLTEERLIKAIEKVQKAMLFSRRAANGERKAIKIRDRNKTIFIDPTDVFYLKAWGDYIQIYSVEGMQTLLSTMKDMEAELPWDMFARMHRSYIVNVKQIKGVEASKVILKNGTELGIGLQYRNQLFAKMGLI; from the coding sequence ATGAATAGAATTAGAACTATCCTTATTGAAGATGAGCCAATTGCAAGAGGTCGCCTGGAGAAATTAGTTTCCAAATTGGGGCTGATCGAAATATTGGGTGTATTTGAAAATCCGTCGCAGGCCATTGATATCTTGAAAAAGCATGAGATAGACCTTATTTTGTCGGATATTGATATGCCGGAGATGGATGGCATTACTTTTCTCAAAGGACTTGTTCATCCGCCTTTTGTTGTGTTTATAACTGGCCATTATGAATATGCCGTCGATGGATTCGAACTGGATGTAATCGATTATATTTTAAAGCCACAGCTGACAGAAGAAAGGTTAATCAAAGCAATAGAGAAAGTTCAGAAGGCTATGCTGTTTTCTAGAAGGGCCGCTAATGGAGAAAGAAAAGCGATTAAAATAAGGGATCGGAATAAGACTATTTTTATAGATCCTACGGATGTTTTCTACCTAAAAGCTTGGGGGGATTATATACAGATCTATTCCGTAGAAGGGATGCAAACTTTACTGTCTACCATGAAAGATATGGAAGCAGAACTGCCATGGGATATGTTTGCGCGCATGCATCGTTCTTATATCGTTAATGTCAAGCAGATCAAGGGTGTTGAGGCAAGCAAAGTAATTCTGAAAAATGGGACAGAACTCGGTATAGGTTTGCAATACCGCAATCAGCTTTTTGCTAAGATGGGACTGATATAA
- a CDS encoding lantibiotic dehydratase, whose product MSLFQLSDYFLLRTPLLPAAVAVDLLRIKEADVMEEKLRHLFQGERLKEALFLASPSFSVEVEKWIDYKKASNPKIMASLLKYAIRMSTRSTPFGLFAGVSLGNVIASEKKVSLIRGNTHKTVLKLDASIVTGIIAQVSKDRRVYSQLNYRINPTLYLDGKYYKYYQKVTNGKKGQNILKRIRPTPVLDRVVEYFQSDERTANYQSLTDLLQLLGASKAHATLFVNNLISLGIISSELQPNVIGRGYLDSLIKTLERVDKEGYYLNALSRIQTLLRSSPSAVNIQNDVVKLLQPIIPDLDRNNLLQGDLLIEMEDNKLPNTALNHLSDQFQDLLPLCTPAKLTDFDRFKAAFFDKYEDRMIPLTTALDPDTGIGYGRQEGVYNINDEILGEVKNIAITEEKKYDDHHYQDLVIEKFVESVKSHFTEIQLTRSDLDHIAKGCKQTPNAIPSSFYAIGNLLRSSREEHLCFNLGTIGGSSSGNLISRFAHLDEKLANKLKESANSEQQQFPNAILAEICHYPDSNAANIISRPALRRASICLTATIDKEQEQIDVSDLYLFVKDNRLVLWSKSCNKMVIPRLTTAHNFEQGMNIYKFLADFQFQNNRLDISWNWGIMKEQPRLPRISYKNIILSRAQWRIQRLSKYPSHPHDFVKNMQAELKIPTMVVISSGDNELLINLDNPFCAEILLDHICKRETILIEYILNDYSSVVNDKDGNVFANEIIIPIEAQHKTFTDESAPQENNLKRCFPLGTEWLYAKIYCGLHFADTLLKDLFPTFIAAINRKNAIKKWFFIRYNDPAPHIRLRVELSDPSYCSFVVSTINHLLEQFVEEGQISSISFDTYKREIERYTPLCMEPSEELFFRQSEIILMTMQQSSSINDRWLLAFQHMESLFDAAKFTLFEKRDFCIQMNTLYQQEFDNNKNLWVHLNNKFKDRKDWFAQPLDHLGETKEKLSAVQYSIFSTLRKHTDEEEFRSTRASLLSSYIHMFINRLFMSDQRLHELAVYHFMVCYYKMQIGKQKERMASIN is encoded by the coding sequence ATGTCATTATTCCAGTTATCCGATTATTTTCTTCTGCGGACACCATTACTTCCCGCTGCAGTTGCCGTTGATCTTTTAAGGATAAAAGAGGCAGATGTTATGGAAGAGAAACTTCGTCATCTGTTTCAAGGTGAGCGATTAAAAGAAGCACTATTTCTAGCAAGCCCCTCCTTCTCCGTGGAAGTAGAAAAATGGATTGACTACAAGAAAGCGAGTAACCCAAAAATAATGGCTTCGCTACTCAAATATGCGATTCGGATGAGCACAAGGAGTACGCCTTTCGGTTTATTCGCAGGTGTATCTTTAGGGAACGTTATAGCCTCCGAAAAAAAGGTGTCATTAATCAGGGGTAATACCCATAAAACTGTATTGAAACTCGATGCCTCCATTGTGACAGGGATTATTGCACAGGTCTCAAAAGACAGAAGAGTTTATAGTCAACTCAATTATCGCATTAATCCAACCTTATACTTAGATGGCAAGTATTACAAATACTATCAAAAAGTAACAAATGGGAAGAAAGGGCAGAATATACTAAAGCGCATAAGACCTACTCCTGTTTTGGATCGTGTCGTCGAATATTTCCAAAGCGATGAGCGAACTGCCAACTATCAATCATTGACTGATTTGCTGCAGCTTCTTGGAGCTTCAAAAGCACATGCTACCCTATTCGTCAATAACCTCATCAGTCTCGGGATTATATCCTCCGAATTACAACCCAATGTGATTGGTCGAGGTTATCTTGACAGTTTGATCAAGACGCTTGAAAGAGTGGATAAGGAGGGATATTATTTGAATGCTTTATCAAGGATACAAACACTGCTGCGTAGTTCTCCATCTGCCGTTAACATACAGAATGACGTGGTTAAATTATTGCAGCCTATAATTCCAGACCTCGACAGGAACAATTTGTTGCAGGGAGACCTACTTATTGAAATGGAAGACAACAAATTACCCAATACTGCATTAAATCACCTAAGCGATCAATTTCAGGATTTACTACCACTTTGCACGCCGGCAAAGTTGACAGATTTTGACCGGTTTAAAGCTGCATTCTTTGATAAATATGAAGATAGAATGATCCCATTGACTACGGCCTTAGACCCCGATACCGGTATTGGTTATGGCCGTCAGGAGGGTGTATACAATATAAATGATGAAATACTTGGAGAAGTAAAAAATATAGCCATAACTGAAGAAAAAAAATATGACGACCACCATTATCAAGACCTGGTGATTGAAAAATTTGTAGAAAGTGTAAAAAGTCATTTCACCGAAATTCAGCTAACCAGAAGCGATCTAGATCATATTGCTAAAGGGTGCAAACAGACTCCCAATGCCATACCTTCCTCGTTCTATGCCATTGGCAATCTTCTGAGAAGCTCACGTGAGGAACATTTATGCTTCAATCTGGGTACTATTGGTGGTTCGTCATCCGGAAACTTAATTTCCAGATTTGCACATCTGGATGAGAAATTGGCTAACAAATTAAAGGAATCTGCCAACAGCGAACAACAGCAATTTCCAAATGCAATACTCGCTGAGATATGCCATTATCCAGATAGCAATGCTGCAAATATTATTTCTAGACCAGCACTCCGAAGAGCATCCATCTGTCTGACCGCAACTATTGACAAAGAACAAGAACAAATTGACGTAAGTGACTTATACTTGTTTGTCAAAGACAATCGCCTAGTCTTGTGGTCCAAAAGTTGCAATAAAATGGTTATCCCCCGTTTGACGACGGCCCACAATTTTGAGCAGGGTATGAATATCTATAAATTTCTTGCAGATTTCCAATTCCAAAATAACAGGCTGGATATCTCTTGGAATTGGGGAATTATGAAAGAACAGCCTAGGCTCCCGAGAATAAGCTACAAAAATATTATCTTATCCCGAGCGCAATGGCGCATTCAAAGACTTTCAAAATACCCAAGTCACCCCCACGATTTCGTGAAAAATATGCAGGCAGAGCTCAAAATCCCAACAATGGTTGTCATCAGCAGCGGCGATAATGAACTGCTGATAAATTTAGACAATCCTTTTTGCGCGGAAATACTATTGGATCACATCTGCAAAAGGGAAACAATTTTAATCGAATATATCCTGAACGATTATTCATCCGTTGTAAACGATAAAGATGGAAATGTTTTTGCCAATGAGATCATTATTCCAATTGAAGCCCAGCATAAGACCTTCACAGATGAATCGGCCCCCCAAGAAAATAACCTAAAAAGATGTTTTCCCTTGGGAACAGAATGGCTTTACGCTAAAATTTATTGCGGATTACATTTTGCAGACACCCTATTAAAGGATCTTTTCCCCACGTTCATCGCTGCTATCAATCGAAAAAATGCCATAAAAAAATGGTTTTTCATACGTTATAACGATCCAGCTCCCCACATAAGATTGAGGGTGGAGCTTTCAGACCCAAGCTATTGTTCTTTCGTTGTCTCCACTATAAATCATCTATTGGAACAATTTGTGGAAGAGGGCCAGATTTCATCAATATCCTTTGATACTTACAAACGCGAGATTGAACGATATACCCCATTATGTATGGAACCTAGCGAGGAGTTATTCTTCCGGCAGAGCGAAATCATATTAATGACAATGCAGCAAAGCAGTTCAATAAACGATCGCTGGCTTTTGGCTTTTCAACATATGGAATCATTATTTGATGCTGCAAAATTTACGCTATTCGAAAAAAGAGATTTTTGCATCCAGATGAATACGTTGTATCAGCAAGAATTTGACAATAATAAAAATCTATGGGTTCATCTAAACAATAAGTTCAAAGATAGGAAAGACTGGTTCGCTCAGCCATTAGACCACCTGGGAGAAACCAAAGAGAAACTAAGTGCAGTCCAATACAGCATATTCTCCACCTTACGGAAACATACAGATGAAGAAGAGTTCCGGTCAACCCGGGCCTCGTTATTGTCAAGCTATATTCACATGTTTATTAATCGATTGTTCATGTCGGATCAACGTTTGCATGAACTTGCGGTCTATCATTTTATGGTTTGCTATTATAAAATGCAGATCGGGAAACAGAAAGAGCGTATGGCCTCGATAAATTAA
- a CDS encoding heavy metal translocating P-type ATPase — protein MATDLYKDTVYIPLEDVESEHCASIVEKGLAQVKGLASYQVELNNHRAAIVPKDSEAVISSVKAIKDLGYGVSTLTKTFPVLGMTCASCASSAESMAKYEQGVVNAAVNYATGNLTVEYIPGVTDPLKIQKAVQAGGYDLLIEEESTQQETLEAIHAEKFRKLKVKTRWAVLLSLPVVIIGMFFMNMPYANPIMWLFSTPVVLWLGKDFFVNAWKQAKHRSANMDTLVALSTGIAYIFSVFNMLFADFWHQRGLHAHVYFEAASVVIAFILLGKLLEEKAKGNTSSAIKKLMGLQPKTVIVIQSDGTARQVPIEAVHVGDIILVKPGEKIAVDGLVISGNSYVDESMLSGEPVPVLKMENEQVFAGTMNQKGSFQFRATKVGKETMLANIIKMVQDAQGSKAPVQKLVDRIAAVFVPVVIGIAILTFLVWFTWGGENHLAQGLLAAVTVLVIACPCALGLATPTAIMVGVGKGAEQGILIKDAESLELAKKVNAIVLDKTGTITAGKPVVTDVYWKDNADELKGILLSLETQSEHPLAEAVVAYYNDVKATPISFIESITGKGVKGSEGIITYYVGNRRLLTENRITISTELMERATQWENQSKTVIWFANSQTALAVIAIADRIKETSVRAIKEMQAMGIELYMLTGDNETTARAIAAETGLQHYKAEVLPEHKADFVKELQQKGKVVAMVGDGINDSTALATADVSIAMGKGSDIAMDVAKMTIISSDLTKIPQAIRLSKQTVTTIKQNLFWAFIYNLVGIPLAAGILYPVNGFLLNPMIAGAAMALSSVSVVSNSLRLRWKK, from the coding sequence ATGGCGACAGATCTTTATAAAGATACAGTTTATATACCTTTGGAAGATGTTGAAAGCGAACATTGTGCATCAATTGTCGAAAAAGGACTAGCCCAGGTTAAAGGCCTGGCGAGCTATCAGGTGGAATTGAATAATCACAGAGCTGCTATCGTACCGAAGGATAGTGAAGCAGTCATTAGCAGTGTAAAGGCGATCAAAGATCTTGGTTATGGTGTTTCTACATTGACCAAAACATTTCCAGTTCTTGGGATGACTTGCGCCTCATGCGCCAGTAGCGCTGAAAGTATGGCGAAATATGAACAGGGGGTTGTTAATGCAGCTGTAAATTATGCAACAGGAAATCTCACTGTTGAATATATTCCCGGTGTGACAGATCCTTTAAAAATCCAAAAGGCGGTCCAAGCTGGTGGCTATGATCTGTTAATTGAAGAGGAATCCACACAGCAGGAAACTTTGGAGGCTATTCACGCAGAGAAATTCCGTAAGCTTAAGGTCAAAACACGTTGGGCAGTGTTGCTATCACTTCCCGTAGTGATCATTGGTATGTTTTTTATGAATATGCCTTACGCTAATCCTATCATGTGGCTGTTTTCCACGCCAGTGGTTCTTTGGCTGGGCAAGGATTTTTTTGTCAATGCGTGGAAGCAGGCAAAACATCGTTCCGCCAACATGGACACACTCGTTGCATTAAGTACAGGGATAGCCTACATTTTCAGTGTATTCAACATGCTTTTTGCTGACTTTTGGCATCAACGCGGCTTACATGCGCATGTATATTTTGAGGCCGCTTCAGTTGTCATAGCTTTCATTTTGTTGGGTAAACTACTGGAGGAGAAGGCCAAAGGTAACACCTCATCCGCTATTAAAAAGCTAATGGGGCTGCAGCCTAAGACAGTGATAGTCATTCAATCCGATGGAACAGCGCGTCAGGTCCCGATAGAAGCCGTTCATGTGGGCGACATCATCCTTGTAAAACCCGGTGAGAAGATTGCTGTCGATGGGCTTGTTATCAGTGGAAATTCCTATGTCGATGAAAGTATGCTAAGCGGGGAGCCGGTTCCCGTTTTAAAAATGGAAAATGAGCAGGTTTTTGCAGGGACGATGAATCAGAAAGGTAGCTTTCAGTTTAGAGCAACAAAAGTGGGTAAAGAAACCATGCTGGCAAATATCATTAAAATGGTGCAGGACGCGCAGGGGAGTAAAGCACCAGTGCAAAAGCTGGTCGATCGAATTGCTGCTGTATTCGTTCCTGTTGTCATTGGTATTGCTATTTTAACTTTTCTAGTGTGGTTTACATGGGGTGGAGAAAATCATCTGGCGCAAGGATTATTGGCTGCAGTAACGGTTTTAGTTATCGCCTGTCCGTGTGCATTGGGTTTAGCAACGCCTACAGCAATCATGGTTGGCGTGGGTAAAGGAGCTGAGCAGGGCATTTTAATTAAGGATGCGGAAAGCCTAGAGTTGGCCAAAAAGGTAAATGCAATTGTTTTGGATAAGACCGGAACCATTACAGCAGGAAAACCAGTGGTTACGGATGTGTATTGGAAGGATAATGCAGATGAGTTAAAAGGTATTTTATTGAGCTTGGAGACACAGTCGGAGCATCCTTTGGCAGAAGCTGTTGTAGCCTATTACAATGATGTAAAAGCAACACCAATATCTTTTATCGAAAGTATCACGGGGAAAGGTGTCAAGGGCAGTGAAGGGATCATAACCTACTATGTGGGGAACCGGAGATTGTTAACGGAAAATAGGATTACAATTTCGACGGAATTGATGGAACGTGCCACGCAATGGGAAAATCAATCTAAAACGGTGATCTGGTTTGCCAATAGTCAGACTGCATTAGCTGTCATTGCTATTGCGGATCGGATCAAGGAAACTTCTGTACGTGCCATCAAGGAGATGCAAGCAATGGGAATTGAACTATATATGCTTACTGGTGACAACGAGACCACTGCTAGGGCTATCGCTGCGGAAACAGGTCTTCAGCACTACAAAGCGGAGGTATTGCCAGAGCACAAAGCCGATTTTGTTAAAGAATTGCAGCAAAAGGGGAAGGTGGTGGCTATGGTGGGTGACGGTATCAATGACAGCACAGCCTTAGCAACAGCCGATGTCAGTATTGCCATGGGAAAAGGAAGCGATATCGCTATGGATGTGGCCAAAATGACCATTATTTCTTCTGATTTAACGAAAATACCACAGGCAATCCGACTCTCAAAACAAACGGTCACAACGATCAAGCAAAACTTGTTTTGGGCGTTTATTTACAATTTGGTTGGCATTCCGCTCGCTGCAGGTATCCTGTATCCAGTCAATGGTTTTCTTTTAAACCCGATGATAGCTGGCGCTGCAATGGCATTGAGCAGTGTAAGTGTCGTCAGTAATAGCTTGCGACTTCGCTGGAAAAAATAG
- a CDS encoding heavy-metal-associated domain-containing protein, with product MERKELQFKTNLNCGGCVSKVSADLDRMDGIIEWNVDTANADKILTVKCEGISEEEVVEIIKRKGFDAVACSA from the coding sequence ATGGAAAGAAAAGAACTTCAATTTAAAACCAACCTTAACTGTGGAGGCTGTGTGTCCAAAGTAAGTGCTGATCTGGATCGTATGGACGGTATTATTGAGTGGAACGTTGACACTGCGAATGCAGACAAAATATTGACTGTCAAATGTGAAGGTATTTCGGAAGAAGAAGTTGTTGAAATTATTAAAAGAAAGGGCTTCGATGCAGTGGCCTGCTCCGCTTAA
- a CDS encoding TlpA family protein disulfide reductase — protein MKQKTMRIKFNSRSIFWGFAALSSILFLSCGNTGTKNEVKTEKVEEPAEAAAPTAQELSFKDKEGKVLQLSALKGKVVFINFWATWCPPCIHELPSIDQLKQSLKDNKDIVFLLVDVDGDMEKSSAFMAENKYDLPLYIAEGDIPAEFLGQSIPTTVILDKDGKIVERLEGSRDYGAPEIKKALQDIASGS, from the coding sequence ATGAAACAAAAAACAATGCGTATTAAGTTTAATAGCAGATCTATTTTTTGGGGCTTTGCGGCGTTATCGTCAATTTTATTTTTAAGCTGTGGAAATACGGGAACCAAAAATGAGGTCAAGACCGAAAAGGTGGAGGAACCTGCTGAAGCTGCTGCACCCACGGCACAGGAGTTATCTTTTAAAGATAAAGAGGGTAAGGTGCTTCAATTAAGTGCTTTAAAAGGTAAGGTGGTGTTTATCAATTTCTGGGCAACTTGGTGTCCTCCGTGTATTCATGAACTGCCTTCTATTGACCAACTTAAGCAATCCCTTAAAGATAATAAGGATATCGTTTTTCTCCTAGTAGATGTTGATGGCGACATGGAAAAGTCTTCAGCATTCATGGCAGAAAATAAGTATGACCTACCTCTTTATATAGCAGAGGGTGATATTCCTGCAGAATTCTTAGGACAGTCGATACCGACGACAGTCATTCTGGATAAAGATGGAAAGATTGTAGAGCGTTTGGAAGGAAGCCGTGACTATGGAGCTCCTGAGATAAAAAAAGCCTTGCAGGATATCGCGAGTGGCAGTTAA
- a CDS encoding cation diffusion facilitator family transporter, producing MSELQEQTAVRTTYFSIVGNASLALLKWLAGFFGNSYALIADAIESTADIFSSFLVLLGLKYAQRPADDNHPYGHGRVEPLITFIVVGFLIVSATIIAYESIENIGTPHDLPKPWTLIVLGGIIVWKEISYRIVMKKSKETNSSSLRADAWHHRSDAITSVAAFIGISIALLLGKGYENADDYAALFAAGFILYNCYHIFRPALGEIMDENVYEEVIDDIRKEALKVEGIKATEKCFVRKSGAKYHVDLHAIVDSEITVRAGHELAHKLKDHLVAHIPDLGHVMIHIEPNECL from the coding sequence ATGTCCGAACTTCAAGAGCAAACTGCAGTCAGAACGACTTATTTTAGTATTGTTGGTAATGCATCACTGGCCTTGTTAAAATGGCTAGCAGGTTTCTTCGGAAACTCCTATGCGCTGATTGCGGATGCAATTGAGTCAACAGCGGACATTTTCTCCTCATTTCTCGTCCTTCTGGGTTTAAAATATGCGCAACGACCTGCCGACGACAATCACCCGTATGGTCATGGTCGGGTAGAACCCCTTATCACATTTATTGTGGTCGGTTTTCTTATCGTTTCGGCAACCATAATCGCTTATGAAAGTATTGAGAATATAGGAACGCCACATGACTTGCCAAAACCTTGGACCTTAATCGTTCTCGGCGGGATCATTGTATGGAAAGAAATTTCTTACAGGATCGTTATGAAGAAAAGTAAAGAAACAAATAGTTCTTCATTGCGTGCAGACGCTTGGCACCATCGAAGCGACGCGATAACATCAGTTGCGGCTTTTATTGGGATATCGATTGCATTGTTGCTCGGAAAAGGATACGAAAATGCCGATGACTATGCCGCATTATTTGCTGCAGGGTTCATACTTTACAACTGTTATCATATTTTCAGACCAGCGCTTGGCGAGATCATGGATGAAAATGTCTATGAAGAAGTCATTGATGACATCCGGAAAGAGGCATTAAAAGTGGAGGGGATAAAAGCGACAGAAAAATGTTTTGTCCGGAAATCGGGGGCTAAATATCACGTCGATCTGCACGCTATTGTCGATAGTGAAATTACGGTACGAGCAGGGCATGAGCTGGCGCATAAACTCAAAGACCATTTGGTTGCACATATTCCTGATCTTGGTCATGTGATGATCCATATCGAACCGAACGAATGCCTTTGA
- a CDS encoding Gfo/Idh/MocA family oxidoreductase, whose translation MKYTQINTGILSFGMSGRVFHAPFIYTNPHFNLSAVVERSKKAANQFYPGIISYDNIADLLADETIELVIVNTPNYTHFQYAKEALEAGKHVLIEKPAVDDTTQFDMLLSISKKHGKHVFFYQNRRYDGHFLDIKNVIDSGELGKLIEVHFRFDRYKMELGQKYFKEDTQYISNGITYDLGPHLIDQAISLFGKPVKFTKTTSINRPDSKVADYFHYQLSYPEGLNVYLTGSLLVASPQPAFVIHGTKGSFIKNMTDVQEQQLLDGMLPDNPSYGLEPAGLEGKLVTIDAANQKHESFVTPHKGDYNQLFEAIYESLRNNVDYPIKADQIKWQIELLEAENT comes from the coding sequence ATGAAATATACTCAAATTAACACAGGAATACTTAGTTTTGGCATGTCTGGACGTGTCTTTCACGCACCATTTATCTATACAAATCCACATTTTAATCTTAGTGCTGTCGTGGAACGCTCGAAAAAGGCCGCCAACCAATTTTATCCCGGAATAATAAGTTACGATAATATTGCGGACTTACTAGCTGACGAAACTATAGAACTGGTCATTGTAAATACACCAAACTATACCCATTTCCAATATGCTAAAGAGGCGCTAGAAGCAGGAAAACATGTTTTGATAGAAAAGCCTGCCGTTGATGACACTACACAATTCGACATGCTTCTTTCCATCAGCAAAAAACACGGTAAACACGTATTCTTCTATCAAAATAGACGGTATGACGGTCACTTTTTAGACATAAAAAACGTGATTGACAGTGGAGAGTTAGGAAAGCTGATTGAAGTGCATTTCAGATTTGATCGCTATAAAATGGAATTGGGACAAAAATACTTCAAGGAAGATACGCAGTATATTTCCAATGGTATTACCTACGACCTCGGTCCTCACCTTATTGATCAGGCCATCTCCCTTTTTGGAAAGCCGGTTAAATTTACCAAGACGACCTCCATTAACAGGCCGGATTCTAAAGTGGCAGATTATTTTCACTATCAGCTCTCTTATCCTGAAGGATTGAATGTGTACTTAACGGGCAGTCTTTTGGTTGCTTCTCCACAACCAGCCTTTGTCATCCACGGTACAAAAGGGAGTTTTATCAAGAATATGACGGATGTGCAAGAACAGCAATTGCTGGATGGTATGTTACCCGACAATCCATCTTATGGCCTTGAGCCAGCAGGTCTCGAAGGGAAACTCGTCACCATAGATGCGGCGAATCAAAAACATGAATCTTTCGTAACGCCACATAAAGGAGATTATAATCAGCTGTTTGAAGCCATTTATGAAAGCTTAAGAAATAATGTCGATTACCCTATCAAAGCGGATCAGATTAAATGGCAGATCGAATTGCTTGAAGCTGAAAACACCTAA
- a CDS encoding glycoside hydrolase family 130 protein: MTNIVKFAGVVLLVVLSGCNVHRDAQFRKEHWVFGGFERPRGVNPIIEPDTSSVFYDPMLGKEIRWEDNDTFNPAAVVKGDSVYVIYRAEDRTGKAIGHRTSRLGLAASADGIHFERLKTPVFYPAPDDQQDNEWPGGTEDPRIAQTEDGRFVMFYTQWNRKVPRLGVAMSTDLKHWVKHGPIFKKSKNKPNLINEPHKSASIVTVLKGNKQVIAKINGKYWLYWGEYGVYGATSDNLIDWEPVTDNRGAMKAFISPRHGYFDSALTECGPPAVLTDKGILLLYNGKNHAEKGDMRFAKKSYSAGQVLFDPRDPTSVLARMDVPFLRPMESFEKSGQYIDGTVFIEGLVYFKQKWFLYYGCADSKVAVAIYDPRHPGLMDPVPGL; this comes from the coding sequence ATGACTAATATCGTAAAATTTGCAGGCGTTGTTTTGTTGGTCGTTTTAAGCGGCTGTAACGTACATCGTGATGCACAGTTTAGAAAAGAACATTGGGTATTTGGGGGCTTTGAGCGACCCAGAGGAGTAAATCCAATTATTGAACCTGATACGAGTTCGGTATTTTATGATCCAATGTTGGGAAAAGAAATTCGATGGGAGGATAACGATACCTTTAATCCTGCAGCGGTTGTTAAGGGAGATAGTGTGTATGTCATTTATCGCGCCGAGGATCGGACAGGAAAGGCGATTGGCCACCGTACCTCCAGGCTGGGACTAGCTGCCAGTGCCGATGGCATTCATTTCGAACGACTCAAAACACCAGTATTCTACCCTGCTCCCGACGACCAACAGGATAACGAATGGCCTGGCGGGACGGAAGATCCTCGGATAGCGCAAACAGAGGATGGGCGTTTTGTCATGTTTTACACCCAATGGAACCGAAAGGTACCGCGACTCGGTGTAGCAATGTCCACTGACCTGAAACACTGGGTGAAGCATGGCCCCATTTTTAAAAAATCGAAAAATAAGCCCAACTTAATCAATGAACCGCATAAATCGGCATCTATTGTGACCGTATTGAAAGGCAATAAACAGGTGATTGCCAAAATCAACGGAAAATATTGGTTGTACTGGGGGGAGTATGGTGTGTATGGTGCTACATCCGATAATCTGATTGACTGGGAACCCGTAACGGACAATAGAGGTGCAATGAAAGCCTTCATCTCGCCAAGGCATGGTTATTTCGATAGCGCATTGACTGAATGCGGTCCTCCGGCAGTTTTGACAGATAAAGGAATTTTATTGTTATACAATGGTAAGAATCATGCTGAGAAAGGCGATATGCGTTTTGCTAAAAAGAGCTATTCCGCAGGTCAGGTTCTATTTGATCCGCGCGATCCGACAAGCGTATTAGCTCGAATGGATGTTCCGTTTTTACGCCCCATGGAATCTTTCGAAAAAAGTGGGCAATATATCGACGGGACGGTTTTTATTGAAGGGTTGGTGTATTTTAAACAAAAATGGTTTTTGTATTATGGCTGTGCAGACTCTAAAGTTGCTGTGGCTATTTATGATCCACGCCATCCGGGGCTCATGGATCCTGTACCTGGATTGTAA